A window of Dorea formicigenerans contains these coding sequences:
- a CDS encoding DUF6070 family protein codes for MKRKSILLVLCIGMILTSCESKISLNSTDVKNEKNQKNTTMENPDKGYNLPIDEDKKKEVVNDCEEIMGIIRDIYSEYNGIQEADQNTAEQMMNRMKEIIKQNGNPVIGSDHYSVMDNYQKMEQFLKSAEQEEKGSVILYEADTDGGITRKEYSYDGKEMSVMSAKMIWSEDTEPVLTYISLSKIKEWAYTENGNFCYELCVPEPPEVTEIVDGSCIIRVKPLSEECREYSKKYVSTFGYQGNNLLCSNWNAEDMQGLDYNGLYEYFYQMKYGEKFTAEKEVVGIPAEEFENVIMTYLPVTKEELKEWAVYDEQSSMFIWERLGCGNYSPTHFGLSLPEVTEVRHNEDGSIVLTIHAVCDSVVCNDVVITHELTMKIQDDGTIQYVGNRILDNGIDNIPRYQYRLGNLQN; via the coding sequence ATGAAAAGAAAAAGTATTTTGTTAGTACTTTGTATAGGAATGATTCTGACTTCCTGTGAAAGTAAGATATCGTTAAACAGCACAGATGTAAAAAATGAGAAGAATCAAAAAAACACTACCATGGAAAATCCGGATAAGGGATATAATCTACCAATCGATGAAGACAAGAAAAAGGAAGTTGTGAACGATTGTGAAGAAATTATGGGCATTATCCGAGATATTTATTCTGAATATAATGGAATACAAGAAGCAGATCAGAACACTGCTGAGCAAATGATGAATCGGATGAAAGAAATTATCAAACAAAATGGGAATCCGGTCATTGGTTCCGATCATTATTCTGTTATGGATAATTATCAGAAGATGGAACAATTTTTAAAATCTGCAGAACAAGAAGAAAAAGGAAGTGTAATTTTATATGAAGCAGATACAGATGGTGGAATTACCAGAAAAGAATATAGTTATGATGGAAAAGAAATGAGTGTGATGTCCGCAAAAATGATCTGGAGTGAGGATACAGAGCCTGTACTTACATACATATCGCTATCAAAAATAAAAGAATGGGCATATACTGAAAATGGGAATTTCTGTTATGAATTATGCGTACCTGAACCACCGGAAGTGACAGAGATTGTAGATGGAAGTTGTATTATCCGGGTAAAGCCTTTGAGTGAGGAGTGTCGGGAATATTCAAAAAAATATGTGAGTACGTTCGGCTATCAGGGAAACAATCTGTTATGTTCAAACTGGAATGCGGAGGATATGCAGGGGTTGGATTATAATGGACTTTATGAATATTTTTATCAAATGAAATATGGAGAAAAATTTACTGCAGAAAAAGAGGTTGTGGGAATTCCAGCAGAAGAGTTCGAAAATGTAATTATGACATATCTTCCTGTTACAAAAGAAGAATTGAAAGAATGGGCGGTCTACGATGAACAAAGTAGTATGTTTATCTGGGAACGATTGGGATGTGGTAATTATTCACCAACACATTTTGGATTGTCTTTACCGGAAGTAACAGAAGTCAGGCACAATGAAGATGGAAGCATTGTTTTGACAATTCATGCAGTATGTGATTCTGTTGTATGTAATGATGTTGTTATTACACACGAACTTACGATGAAAATTCAGGATGATGGAACGATTCAGTATGTTGGAAACAGGATTTTAGATAATGGTATTGATAATATACCGAGGTATCAGTACCGGTTAGGCAATTTACAGAATTAA
- the uvrB gene encoding excinuclease ABC subunit UvrB, with product MDHFNLVSEYSPTGDQPQAIEQLVQGFKEGNQCQTLLGVTGSGKTFTMANVIAQLNRPTLIIAHNKTLAAQLYGEFKEFFPDNAVEYFVSYYDYYQPEAYVPSSDTYIAKDSSVNEEIDKLRLSATAALIERRDVIVVASVSCIYGLGEPENFEQMMVSLRPGMEKDRDEVLRQLIDIQYDRNDMDFKRGTFRVRGDTIEVVPADRGDTAIRVEFFGDEIDRISEIDMLTGEIKNTLNHIAIFPASHYVVPKERMEKAIKNIEIELEEQVKYFKGEDKLLEAQRIAERTNFDIEMMRETGFCSGIENYSRHLAGLAPGQPPNTLIDYFPDDFIMMIDESHKTVPQIGGMYHGDQSRKRTLVDYGFRLPSALDNRPLSFEEFESKIDQVLFVSATPGQYEEEHELLRAQQVIRPTGLLDPEIEVRPVEGQIDDLIGEVKKEIAGKHKILITTLTKRMAEDLTDYMRELGIRVRYLHSDIDTLERTEIVRDMRLDVFDVLVGINLLREGLDIPEITLVAILDADKEGFLRSETSLVQTIGRAARNAEGHVIMYADNMTDSMKNAIEETKRRRKIQMAYNEEHGITPTTIQKSVRDLISISKKVAATELQMDKDPESMSEKELLKLIADVTKQMKKAAAELNFEAAAELRDKLIELKKMLKE from the coding sequence ATGGATCATTTTAATTTAGTATCAGAATATTCCCCAACCGGCGACCAGCCTCAGGCCATTGAGCAATTGGTTCAGGGCTTCAAAGAAGGCAACCAGTGTCAGACACTGCTTGGTGTCACCGGTTCGGGTAAAACATTTACGATGGCGAATGTCATTGCACAATTAAATAGACCAACGCTTATCATAGCGCATAATAAGACTTTAGCAGCTCAATTGTATGGCGAGTTTAAGGAGTTCTTTCCAGACAACGCAGTCGAATATTTTGTCTCCTACTACGATTACTATCAGCCGGAGGCTTATGTCCCATCTTCTGACACCTACATTGCGAAGGATTCTTCTGTCAATGAAGAGATTGATAAGCTGAGATTATCTGCGACAGCAGCATTGATCGAGCGGAGGGACGTAATTGTAGTTGCCAGCGTTTCCTGCATCTATGGTCTTGGTGAACCGGAAAACTTTGAGCAGATGATGGTATCGCTCCGCCCGGGGATGGAGAAGGACAGAGATGAAGTGTTACGCCAGCTGATAGATATTCAATATGACAGAAATGATATGGATTTCAAGCGGGGAACATTCCGGGTGCGCGGAGATACGATAGAAGTCGTACCGGCAGACCGTGGCGATACAGCTATCAGAGTTGAATTTTTCGGAGATGAGATTGACCGGATTTCGGAGATAGACATGCTTACCGGAGAGATTAAAAATACGCTGAATCATATTGCGATATTTCCGGCATCCCATTACGTTGTACCGAAGGAGCGTATGGAAAAAGCAATTAAAAATATTGAGATTGAACTGGAAGAACAGGTGAAATATTTCAAAGGTGAAGATAAACTTCTGGAAGCCCAGAGAATTGCGGAGCGAACGAATTTTGATATAGAAATGATGCGAGAGACAGGTTTCTGTTCAGGAATTGAGAACTACTCCAGACATCTGGCAGGGCTTGCGCCGGGGCAGCCGCCCAATACTTTGATTGATTATTTCCCGGACGATTTTATTATGATGATTGACGAGTCTCATAAGACGGTTCCACAGATTGGCGGTATGTACCACGGAGATCAGTCCAGAAAGAGAACGCTGGTGGACTATGGATTTCGGCTGCCGTCTGCGCTGGATAACCGTCCGCTTAGTTTTGAAGAATTTGAAAGTAAGATCGATCAGGTACTGTTCGTGTCTGCGACACCTGGACAATATGAGGAAGAGCATGAACTTTTACGTGCACAGCAGGTGATCCGTCCGACAGGACTTCTGGATCCTGAAATCGAGGTGCGCCCGGTTGAGGGACAGATTGACGACTTGATTGGTGAGGTGAAGAAGGAGATTGCAGGAAAACATAAGATTTTGATCACTACATTGACAAAACGAATGGCCGAAGATCTGACCGATTATATGCGGGAACTTGGTATTCGTGTCCGTTATCTGCATTCGGATATTGATACGCTGGAGCGGACAGAAATCGTGCGGGATATGCGTCTCGATGTTTTTGATGTTCTGGTCGGAATCAATCTTCTGCGAGAAGGTCTGGATATTCCGGAGATCACGCTTGTGGCGATTCTGGACGCGGATAAAGAGGGATTCCTGCGTTCGGAGACATCTCTTGTGCAGACAATCGGACGTGCAGCACGTAATGCAGAAGGTCATGTTATCATGTATGCAGATAATATGACAGATTCCATGAAGAATGCGATTGAAGAGACGAAGCGTCGCCGCAAGATCCAGATGGCATATAATGAGGAACATGGTATTACGCCAACTACGATTCAGAAGAGTGTCCGGGATCTGATTAGCATTTCCAAGAAAGTTGCTGCCACAGAACTTCAGATGGACAAAGATCCGGAATCTATGAGTGAGAAGGAGCTTTTGAAGTTGATTGCCGATGTGACAAAGCAGATGAAGAAGGCAGCAGCAGAGTTGAACTTCGAAGCAGCAGCAGAGCTGCGCGATAAGCTGATTGAGCTGAAGAAGATGCTTAAAGAGTAG
- a CDS encoding BlaI/MecI/CopY family transcriptional regulator gives MSNLPQISEAEFEVMKIVWKYAPISTNEITEKLTQISRWSPKTIQTLIKRLVSKKALTYEKQSRVFVYTPLVKEDEYIRQESNSFLKRYYNGNITSMLASYIEDDKLSEEDIASLRNLLSNH, from the coding sequence ATGAGCAATCTGCCTCAAATTTCAGAAGCTGAATTTGAAGTTATGAAAATCGTTTGGAAATACGCACCAATCAGCACCAATGAAATTACTGAAAAATTAACACAAATTTCCCGTTGGAGTCCTAAAACAATTCAGACATTGATTAAACGTCTCGTTTCTAAAAAAGCACTAACCTATGAAAAACAAAGCCGGGTTTTTGTCTATACTCCATTGGTCAAGGAAGACGAATATATTCGGCAGGAAAGTAATTCTTTTTTAAAGCGATATTATAATGGTAATATCACTTCTATGCTTGCCTCTTACATTGAGGATGATAAATTGTCTGAAGAAGACATTGCCAGCTTACGGAATCTTCTTTCCAATCATTAA
- a CDS encoding BlaR1 family beta-lactam sensor/signal transducer has protein sequence MIYFSFRFLLCNAIICIFLGSLLGLKNLLQRQLSARMQYNLSIIFLAVLIVPFLPINSAPSSISWSHLLTARSSTNGDIQTTFLSGNGYNLDKINDFAVSVSTQIPTFIHTLLVFFWSIGIFIMFFLLYRSVKQVKALHSSALPLQNEELNVLYIECLNEVNSKHTIPIYSTAFLKSPVLAGFLHPRIYLPIHLISDFNAGTISATDIRYMLLHELQHYKHKDILIGYLINTVNVFYWFNPLIWYFLKRIRQERELACDSAVLQLLKETEYKSYGNTLINFAETIALSPFPLTMGISGNIKQLKGRILNIASFHQPTFKQKIRGYLICIFVSTIIIGCIPILSVYASDQTGYHFDTTEKNITQLNLSSNFGDYTGSFVLYDQSADKWNIYNMEHASTRVSPNSTYKIYDALLGLESGIITPEHSTFTWNGEPYPFHSWEADQDLTSAIHNSVNWYFQAIDSQAGFEAVRTFLQTINYGNQNTGTNLNLYWTDFSLKISPIEQVELLQDFYQNNFHFDSKNIQAVKKALLLSTTSSGSLYGKTGTGRVNGKDVNGWFIGYIETANNTYYFATNIQSSSSATGSQATEITESVLSNLGIWK, from the coding sequence TTGATATATTTTAGTTTTCGATTTTTACTCTGTAATGCCATCATTTGTATTTTTTTAGGTAGTTTACTGGGATTAAAAAATTTATTGCAAAGGCAATTATCCGCACGTATGCAATATAATCTTTCGATTATATTTCTTGCCGTTCTAATTGTTCCCTTTTTACCGATAAACTCTGCCCCATCTTCTATATCGTGGAGCCATTTGCTGACAGCCCGTTCAAGTACCAATGGTGACATTCAAACCACTTTTCTTTCTGGTAATGGTTATAATTTGGATAAAATAAATGATTTTGCTGTCTCTGTCAGCACCCAAATACCAACTTTTATTCACACATTACTTGTATTTTTCTGGAGTATCGGTATATTCATAATGTTTTTTCTTCTCTACCGCTCAGTAAAACAAGTAAAAGCCTTACATAGTTCTGCTTTACCTCTTCAAAATGAAGAACTAAACGTTCTTTATATAGAATGTTTAAACGAAGTGAACAGCAAGCATACCATTCCGATTTATAGTACAGCATTTTTGAAATCTCCTGTTTTGGCTGGTTTCCTGCATCCTCGCATTTATCTTCCAATTCACTTGATTTCAGATTTTAACGCTGGAACTATAAGCGCAACTGATATTCGATATATGCTTCTTCATGAACTGCAGCACTACAAGCATAAAGATATTCTAATTGGATATTTGATAAATACAGTAAATGTTTTCTACTGGTTCAATCCCCTAATCTGGTATTTTCTAAAAAGAATACGGCAGGAACGGGAACTTGCCTGCGACAGTGCTGTATTACAATTATTGAAAGAAACAGAATACAAGTCATATGGAAATACACTGATTAACTTTGCCGAAACAATAGCTCTGTCTCCATTCCCTCTTACTATGGGAATTAGTGGAAATATAAAACAGTTAAAAGGACGCATTTTAAATATTGCATCATTCCACCAACCTACTTTTAAACAAAAAATTCGTGGATATCTTATATGCATATTCGTCTCTACTATCATCATTGGATGCATTCCCATACTTTCTGTTTATGCTTCTGATCAGACTGGCTATCATTTTGACACAACCGAAAAGAATATTACTCAGCTAAATCTTTCTTCCAATTTTGGGGACTACACCGGAAGTTTTGTTTTATATGATCAGTCTGCTGATAAATGGAATATTTATAATATGGAGCATGCTTCCACACGTGTATCACCGAATTCGACTTATAAAATATATGATGCATTACTTGGCTTGGAATCTGGAATTATTACACCAGAACATTCCACTTTCACATGGAATGGAGAACCATATCCTTTTCATTCATGGGAAGCCGATCAAGATTTAACCTCGGCTATACATAATTCCGTAAACTGGTATTTTCAGGCAATTGATTCACAGGCAGGTTTTGAAGCCGTAAGAACATTTTTACAGACAATAAACTATGGGAATCAGAATACTGGAACAAATCTAAATCTCTATTGGACAGATTTCTCTCTGAAGATATCCCCCATAGAACAGGTGGAATTGTTACAGGATTTCTATCAAAATAATTTTCATTTTGACAGTAAAAATATCCAGGCAGTAAAAAAAGCCCTGCTGCTTTCCACTACTTCTTCCGGTTCTCTTTACGGGAAAACAGGAACCGGGCGTGTCAATGGTAAAGATGTCAATGGCTGGTTTATCGGATACATTGAAACAGCGAATAATACTTACTACTTCGCAACAAATATTCAATCCTCTTCTAGTGCAACTGGAAGTCAGGCTACCGAAATAACAGAATCTGTACTTTCTAATCTTGGTATTTGGAAATAA
- a CDS encoding DUF6070 family protein, whose amino-acid sequence MKNKKFFMGNYYICKKIAMILIVLIVFTGCGQNRITEKEEKKETVESEMNAEVKKTAQTFRPVYMKEKSELNTLKAKRKIINCLEEKGYAAVDCDNQIDMVNREKVEEFCKAAEKEEQAAVDIVVVFDEGEIIQYHLESMNGKINVRLCQVKWKDNSPQANYYDKYEAYEWKYTEKGYLFLEEYHPPGFDGAPGETGFRVQPLDKTCRELNRKYVMPLGYALNNLLITNWDNQNYTELDFYDLYEKMYYMKYGKQVPYEANYGGAEYEVPEDEFEEVIKTYLPFSNTEIEKGTFYNSDNKTFRYRPRGLYDCEFPYEPYPEVISYEKLQDGTLKLTIEAVWEIRMLDQAITSELMIKPMEDGSFQYLSNKVISSDQNANAGWYMPRLTEEEWEENYSNN is encoded by the coding sequence TTGAAAAATAAAAAATTTTTTATGGGGAATTATTACATATGTAAGAAAATTGCGATGATATTGATAGTTCTTATTGTTTTTACAGGGTGCGGCCAAAATCGAATTACGGAAAAAGAAGAAAAGAAAGAAACCGTAGAATCTGAAATGAATGCAGAAGTAAAAAAAACAGCGCAAACTTTTCGGCCTGTTTATATGAAGGAGAAGTCGGAGTTAAATACATTAAAGGCGAAAAGAAAAATTATCAATTGTCTGGAAGAGAAAGGATATGCGGCAGTAGATTGTGATAATCAGATTGATATGGTCAATCGTGAAAAAGTAGAAGAATTTTGCAAGGCAGCGGAGAAAGAAGAACAGGCAGCAGTTGATATTGTTGTTGTATTTGATGAAGGGGAAATTATACAATATCATTTAGAGTCAATGAATGGAAAGATAAATGTTCGATTATGTCAGGTTAAATGGAAGGATAATAGTCCACAGGCTAATTATTATGATAAATATGAAGCATATGAGTGGAAATATACAGAAAAAGGATACTTGTTTCTGGAGGAATATCACCCACCGGGATTTGATGGAGCACCGGGTGAAACTGGATTCAGAGTGCAGCCATTAGATAAAACATGCCGGGAATTGAATCGAAAATATGTTATGCCGTTGGGGTATGCACTTAATAATCTGTTGATTACAAATTGGGATAACCAGAATTATACGGAACTTGATTTTTATGATCTTTATGAAAAAATGTATTATATGAAATATGGAAAGCAAGTTCCATATGAAGCAAATTATGGTGGAGCAGAATATGAAGTTCCAGAAGATGAGTTTGAAGAGGTTATAAAGACCTATTTACCATTTAGTAATACCGAGATTGAAAAGGGAACTTTTTATAACTCTGATAATAAAACTTTTAGATACAGACCGCGAGGGTTATATGATTGTGAATTCCCATATGAGCCATATCCGGAAGTTATCTCATATGAAAAATTACAAGATGGAACATTAAAACTTACGATAGAAGCAGTATGGGAAATCAGAATGTTAGATCAGGCAATCACCAGTGAATTGATGATAAAACCTATGGAAGACGGAAGTTTCCAGTATTTATCAAATAAGGTAATTAGTTCAGATCAAAATGCAAATGCAGGGTGGTATATGCCAAGGTTAACAGAAGAAGAGTGGGAAGAGAATTACAGTAATAATTAG
- a CDS encoding virulence RhuM family protein, producing the protein MYMIQEHEIVLYQVEDTNICVNVVFKDETFWMTQKAMAELFDVNVPAISKHLSNIFEEGELFKEATVSKMEIVQMEGNRKVKREPEFYNLDAIIAVGYRVNSKKATRFRQWATKTLKEYITKGFVLNDDMLKNGKPFGKDYFDELLERIREIRASERRAYQKITDVFEQCSYDYDKNSDITKAFYAFVQNKLHFAVTGKTAAELVYERVNAEKPAMGLTTWKDAPDGKILKRDISVAKNYLNEKELSRLNRLVTMFIDYAELMAEDEVLMSMQDWVEQTNQFLRNNRREVLEGKGKVSHDMAMKKAEKEYEIFRVKQDQEYVSEFDREVERYLKGE; encoded by the coding sequence ATGTACATGATTCAAGAACATGAAATTGTTTTGTATCAAGTGGAGGATACTAATATATGTGTTAATGTTGTTTTTAAAGATGAGACATTCTGGATGACGCAAAAGGCAATGGCAGAATTATTTGATGTCAATGTACCGGCGATTTCAAAACATTTATCTAATATATTTGAGGAAGGAGAACTTTTTAAAGAGGCAACTGTTTCCAAAATGGAAATAGTTCAAATGGAAGGAAATAGAAAGGTCAAGCGAGAACCGGAATTTTATAATCTAGATGCAATTATAGCGGTCGGATATCGGGTTAATTCTAAGAAAGCTACAAGGTTTCGTCAATGGGCAACAAAAACATTAAAGGAATATATTACTAAAGGATTTGTTCTTAATGATGATATGCTTAAAAATGGTAAGCCGTTTGGAAAAGATTATTTTGATGAATTATTGGAACGTATTCGTGAAATACGAGCCAGTGAACGGAGAGCATATCAAAAAATTACAGATGTATTTGAACAGTGTAGTTATGATTATGATAAAAATAGCGATATCACAAAAGCTTTTTATGCTTTTGTTCAAAATAAGCTTCATTTTGCAGTTACCGGAAAGACAGCGGCAGAATTAGTTTATGAACGAGTAAATGCTGAGAAACCTGCTATGGGACTTACTACGTGGAAAGATGCTCCGGATGGTAAAATTTTGAAAAGAGATATTAGTGTTGCAAAGAATTACCTAAATGAAAAAGAATTATCACGCTTAAATAGGCTTGTTACAATGTTTATTGATTATGCAGAGTTGATGGCTGAAGATGAAGTATTGATGAGTATGCAAGATTGGGTAGAGCAGACAAATCAATTTTTAAGAAATAACAGAAGAGAGGTACTTGAAGGTAAGGGGAAAGTATCACATGATATGGCTATGAAAAAGGCGGAGAAAGAATATGAGATATTTCGGGTAAAGCAAGATCAGGAGTATGTTTCTGAGTTTGATAGAGAAGTGGAAAGATATCTTAAGGGAGAATAA
- a CDS encoding metallophosphoesterase: protein MEKEDDNMIYFTSDLHLGHRGIIEMQNRPFENIQEMNQVLIRNYNAVVHKNDTVYILGDISHHLPRDRANELISKLNGKKILVKGNHDKKYDTELFEEICDFKTVSLNGVYFALMHYPMLSWPKKNSGSIQLHGHIHAREEYNLQNKVDGITRYDVGVDANCYYPVSVKQIIKFFENNEGKCKL, encoded by the coding sequence ATGGAGAAAGAGGACGATAACATGATTTACTTTACAAGTGATTTGCATTTAGGGCATCGTGGAATTATAGAAATGCAAAATCGCCCTTTTGAAAATATTCAGGAGATGAATCAGGTTTTGATTCGAAATTATAATGCCGTAGTACATAAAAATGATACAGTATATATTCTTGGAGACATCAGTCATCATCTACCGAGGGATAGAGCAAATGAATTGATTAGCAAGCTGAACGGAAAGAAGATTCTGGTTAAAGGAAATCATGACAAGAAATATGATACTGAATTATTTGAGGAGATTTGTGATTTCAAAACAGTGTCATTAAATGGAGTGTATTTTGCATTAATGCACTATCCAATGTTGTCATGGCCGAAGAAGAACAGTGGAAGCATTCAGTTGCATGGACATATACATGCACGTGAGGAATATAATTTGCAGAATAAAGTAGATGGAATTACAAGGTATGATGTAGGTGTGGATGCTAATTGTTATTATCCCGTGTCAGTAAAACAGATTATAAAGTTTTTTGAGAACAATGAAGGAAAATGCAAATTGTGA
- a CDS encoding IS110 family transposase, translated as MKKKNHSNEKLAAITFKTLIVGVDIAKHNQWARFVDCRGIEHNKALKFENNRNGFNAILTRIYEICKNEDFNKVIVGIEPTGHYWKAFANFLLKQAKITVVLVNPYHTKKAKELDDNSQTKSDKKDALTIARLVKDGRYFETYLPHDVYAELRGLTTTRHNMNKRKTISPVEDAYIETIKDANKNAKQGTRRK; from the coding sequence ATGAAAAAGAAAAACCATTCCAACGAAAAACTTGCAGCAATTACATTTAAAACTTTAATTGTCGGAGTTGATATTGCAAAGCATAACCAGTGGGCGAGATTTGTAGACTGCCGTGGTATCGAGCATAACAAGGCTCTTAAATTTGAAAATAACAGAAACGGTTTCAATGCAATCTTAACAAGGATTTATGAAATCTGCAAGAATGAAGATTTTAACAAGGTTATTGTGGGGATAGAACCGACCGGTCATTACTGGAAGGCATTTGCAAATTTCCTGTTGAAGCAGGCAAAAATTACAGTTGTGCTGGTAAATCCGTATCATACCAAAAAGGCAAAGGAATTGGATGATAATAGTCAGACAAAATCAGATAAAAAGGATGCACTGACTATAGCAAGACTGGTGAAAGACGGACGATATTTTGAAACATATTTGCCACATGATGTTTATGCAGAACTGCGTGGTTTGACAACAACCAGGCATAACATGAATAAGAGAAAAACAATTTCTCCTGTGGAAGACGCTTATATAGAGACTATTAAAGATGCAAATAAAAATGCAAAACAGGGTACTAGAAGAAAATAA